The Bradyrhizobium sp. WBAH42 genome includes a window with the following:
- the cysG gene encoding siroheme synthase CysG: MRFLPVFLDLKAGPVILIGAGELLRAKLRVLAAAGARLRVHAIDGNHDLGLGSEDAARIEIAASDPLTADLSGVIAVVCAGAGDVGVAMSARAKSLGLPVNVMDDLEHSSFIFPAIVDRGDVVVAVGTGGTSPVVARRVREKIEALLPARIGELAEFIGTFRKSINERIAEFPLRRRFWERVIDGPIGAAVLAGRKSEADASLKAISDPSAFARADKPEGSVALVGAGPGDPDLLTIKALRALQDADIVFHDELVSPEILDRIRRDTARVAVGRRVGKPGIGQDAINKRMIEAAQSGQRVVRLKGGDPFVFGRGGEEVEALRAAGVAYSIIPGITAGLGAAADFEVPLTYRHEATRITFLTAHKSRDAENVDWSTLTDTKMTVVVYMGVTAAPAVRAGLFAAGRSPETPVGVFARVTRPEAQGAIGTLRDLPELVRRIHGGPAILIIGDVVRHAGSHRRQTPKQIISDLLDAAE; this comes from the coding sequence ATGCGGTTCTTGCCGGTGTTTCTCGATCTCAAGGCCGGCCCGGTGATTCTCATCGGCGCGGGCGAGCTTTTGCGCGCCAAGCTGCGCGTGCTCGCCGCTGCCGGCGCGCGGCTGCGCGTGCATGCGATCGACGGCAATCATGACCTCGGCCTGGGCTCCGAAGATGCGGCCCGCATCGAGATCGCGGCGAGCGATCCGCTCACGGCCGATCTTTCAGGGGTCATCGCTGTCGTCTGCGCGGGCGCAGGCGATGTCGGTGTGGCCATGTCGGCTCGCGCCAAGTCGCTCGGCCTTCCCGTCAACGTCATGGACGACCTCGAGCATTCCAGCTTCATCTTTCCGGCCATCGTCGATCGCGGCGACGTCGTGGTCGCGGTCGGCACCGGCGGCACCTCCCCGGTGGTGGCGCGGCGCGTGCGCGAGAAGATCGAGGCGCTGCTGCCGGCGCGCATCGGCGAACTCGCCGAGTTCATCGGCACCTTCCGCAAGTCCATCAACGAGCGCATCGCCGAGTTTCCGCTGCGCCGCCGCTTCTGGGAGCGCGTCATCGACGGTCCGATCGGCGCCGCCGTGCTCGCCGGCCGCAAGAGCGAAGCGGACGCATCGCTCAAGGCAATCTCCGATCCCTCCGCCTTCGCGCGCGCCGACAAGCCGGAAGGCTCGGTCGCGCTGGTCGGCGCCGGCCCCGGCGATCCGGATCTGCTCACCATCAAGGCGCTGCGCGCGCTGCAGGACGCCGACATCGTCTTCCATGACGAACTGGTCTCGCCCGAGATTCTGGATCGCATTCGCCGCGACACCGCGCGCGTTGCGGTCGGCCGCCGCGTCGGCAAGCCCGGCATCGGCCAGGACGCCATCAACAAGCGCATGATCGAGGCCGCGCAATCGGGCCAGCGCGTCGTGCGGCTGAAGGGCGGCGATCCCTTCGTATTCGGCCGCGGCGGCGAAGAAGTGGAAGCGCTGCGCGCCGCCGGCGTCGCCTATTCGATCATTCCCGGCATCACTGCAGGCCTAGGCGCCGCTGCCGATTTCGAGGTGCCGCTCACTTATCGTCACGAAGCGACCCGCATCACCTTTCTCACCGCGCACAAGTCGCGCGATGCCGAGAACGTGGATTGGTCGACGCTGACCGACACGAAGATGACCGTCGTGGTCTACATGGGCGTGACCGCAGCGCCCGCCGTGCGCGCCGGCCTGTTCGCGGCCGGTCGCTCGCCGGAGACGCCGGTCGGCGTGTTCGCCCGCGTCACGCGACCCGAGGCCCAAGGCGCGATCGGCACGCTGCGCGACCTGCCGGAACTGGTGCGGCGGATCCATGGCGGTCCCGCCATCCTCATCATCGGCGACGTGGTCCGGCATGCCGGTTCGCATCGCCGCCAGACTCCCAAGCAAATCATCTCTGACCTATTGGATGCAGCCGAATGA